One part of the Rothia sp. ZJ932 genome encodes these proteins:
- a CDS encoding ABC transporter permease subunit codes for MSATPTEPRTSLAAQLAPTGKKRWIPRSALIALASRLVCGVVLLLVAGALPWMSRIDPAAAILRARYAELEPSPEALAAVREQLGLDRGPLAVSLTWWKEVFQGNLGHSWVSGSEVGPGAFGALGVSLTLTVFALVVAFSTLIALITPASLRVLKGQPQKGSGPVGVALTAMPEFLLASALLVIVGVQLQWLPPYGWTGLDTAILPALALGLPAGGLMGRLMADAISGVADERWVQVWRLAGARPGTILCGVYRRALTSIIDQVGLVFIGLLGGAVAVEQVFAIPGIGRYLLGAAKSQDIPALQAGILLIALIAVGLGAATSGARLLLSGGRLPAGSLQPPPEAKHNPKVSIITACVSGGLLVLMLLFGLFRDAYSSSHERIEVPSLGLPFGADPSGRDVLARVANGALETLIPAFVIVLLAIIIGTLLSFLGEAVRGPIEIANATPPILAGVIIAALTGPSIYGATVAVLWVTWPPLASHAASLIEEAKASAHIRWLPLVGAKPFEIWLFHIVPAMIGPLLRHGMLRLPGVALSLAALGFLGLGARPPRPEWGLLLSEGIDYVERAPWVTAAPASALILISVLAVALAGVRKQR; via the coding sequence TTGTCAGCCACACCCACCGAACCCCGTACGTCCTTAGCGGCACAGCTCGCGCCGACCGGCAAAAAGCGATGGATACCCCGTAGCGCCCTCATCGCTTTAGCTTCACGGTTAGTTTGCGGTGTAGTGCTGCTCTTGGTTGCTGGTGCGCTACCCTGGATGTCCCGCATTGACCCGGCAGCTGCTATTTTGCGCGCCCGCTATGCAGAGCTTGAGCCATCACCCGAGGCGCTGGCTGCCGTGCGTGAACAGTTGGGACTTGACCGCGGTCCACTGGCTGTTAGCTTGACCTGGTGGAAAGAGGTGTTCCAAGGTAATTTGGGGCATTCGTGGGTGAGTGGCAGTGAGGTTGGCCCCGGTGCTTTTGGTGCTCTGGGTGTTTCTTTGACCCTGACAGTTTTTGCCCTGGTCGTTGCTTTTAGCACCCTGATTGCCCTTATCACTCCTGCGTCCTTGCGTGTGCTCAAAGGCCAGCCGCAGAAGGGTTCGGGCCCGGTAGGCGTTGCCTTAACCGCGATGCCTGAGTTTCTGCTAGCGAGCGCCCTGCTGGTGATTGTGGGCGTTCAGCTACAGTGGTTGCCACCTTACGGTTGGACGGGGCTTGATACTGCCATCTTGCCTGCTTTAGCTTTGGGGTTGCCCGCTGGGGGGCTCATGGGTCGTCTGATGGCAGATGCTATTTCAGGTGTCGCCGATGAGCGATGGGTGCAGGTCTGGCGTCTTGCCGGTGCTCGACCGGGAACAATTCTGTGCGGTGTTTATCGCAGGGCACTGACCTCGATTATTGACCAAGTAGGCTTGGTCTTCATCGGTTTGCTGGGGGGCGCTGTTGCTGTGGAGCAGGTTTTCGCTATTCCCGGTATTGGTCGCTATCTCTTGGGCGCTGCTAAGTCCCAGGATATTCCTGCGCTGCAGGCAGGTATTTTGCTTATTGCTTTGATTGCGGTGGGTTTGGGGGCTGCAACATCGGGTGCGCGTTTGTTGCTCTCGGGCGGACGTTTGCCAGCTGGTTCTTTGCAACCGCCTCCCGAAGCTAAACACAACCCGAAGGTCTCTATCATTACCGCCTGCGTCTCGGGTGGTTTGCTGGTGTTGATGCTGCTCTTCGGCTTGTTCCGCGATGCTTACAGCAGTAGTCACGAGCGTATTGAGGTGCCCTCATTAGGTCTGCCGTTTGGTGCTGATCCCAGCGGACGCGATGTGTTGGCTCGTGTTGCTAACGGCGCCCTCGAAACACTCATTCCGGCTTTTGTTATCGTTCTGCTGGCGATTATTATCGGCACGTTGCTTTCCTTCTTGGGTGAAGCTGTACGCGGACCCATTGAAATCGCTAACGCCACCCCGCCTATTCTTGCCGGCGTTATTATTGCGGCGCTGACTGGTCCTTCCATCTACGGTGCAACCGTGGCTGTGCTGTGGGTGACCTGGCCACCCCTAGCCAGCCACGCTGCCTCTCTGATCGAAGAAGCCAAAGCATCCGCGCATATTCGGTGGCTACCCCTGGTTGGTGCTAAACCCTTTGAGATCTGGCTCTTTCACATTGTTCCGGCGATGATTGGTCCGCTGCTGCGTCACGGGATGCTGCGACTGCCCGGCGTTGCCCTCTCGCTTGCTGCCCTCGGCTTTCTGGGTCTCGGCGCGCGTCCGCCCCGACCTGAATGGGGCTTGCTACTGTCAGAAGGTATCGACTACGTGGAGCGAGCACCCTGGGTTACCGCAGCCCCCGCTTCGGCTTTGATTCTCATTTCGGTGTTGGCAGTTGCCCTAGCAGGCGTGCGTAAACAGCGATAA
- a CDS encoding ABC transporter substrate-binding protein, giving the protein MKQRNNRATSLAALAFAGVFGLTGCFSSTETGSKSGANGERISVAHMQPPRSGLTPLSDDAFKLSRWSTAETLVTLDENSNALGALATEWEQTDDLNWHFTIREGVKFHNGEKLNAEAVVNSLQRAIDATPTPRILNGIEMTVTAEGEYIVHIKTGEPDPLLPNRLSSPQLAILAPSAYKDQTVDPVGTGTGPYVIKSVDGVSGATLDRFDDYWGEKAQATGIDVKFVPDGTARAAALRTGDADIVESIPVGQAASIDAERLTEVPMPRTNTLYLNTESGPFADPAVRAAAREAINRAQIIASAYEDHADEAAGLLGPALPYAAGQRDNNEYKQILEGRSEPARGEGIKISLGTFTDRTELPEVAVLIEQQLEAAGFVVEQDVREYQYIEADALEGKFDAFILSRATVLDSGDPVAYFAADFSCEGGFSISQLCDEGVDAAIKKATETKPGEERQKAIALAEAKILSTDAAIPLLHERVFQGESERVRAAARDPRERMLVTADTRIDK; this is encoded by the coding sequence ATGAAACAGCGAAATAATCGCGCAACCTCTTTGGCAGCGCTTGCTTTTGCAGGTGTATTCGGTCTCACCGGTTGCTTCTCATCTACCGAAACCGGCAGTAAAAGCGGCGCTAACGGCGAGCGCATTTCTGTTGCCCATATGCAGCCCCCTCGCTCTGGTCTGACCCCTTTGAGCGATGATGCTTTTAAGCTTTCTCGTTGGTCAACGGCTGAAACCTTGGTGACTCTTGATGAGAACTCGAATGCGTTGGGTGCATTGGCAACTGAATGGGAACAGACCGATGATTTGAACTGGCACTTCACCATTCGCGAGGGCGTAAAATTCCACAACGGTGAGAAACTCAACGCTGAGGCGGTTGTGAACTCTTTGCAGCGCGCTATTGATGCGACCCCTACCCCGCGTATTCTCAATGGTATTGAGATGACTGTGACCGCTGAGGGTGAGTACATCGTTCACATTAAGACCGGTGAACCTGACCCCTTGTTGCCCAACCGTCTTTCTAGCCCCCAGCTGGCTATTCTTGCCCCCTCAGCCTATAAAGACCAGACTGTTGATCCTGTGGGCACGGGCACCGGCCCCTACGTCATTAAGTCAGTAGATGGCGTCAGCGGTGCAACTCTGGATCGCTTTGACGATTACTGGGGCGAAAAGGCTCAGGCAACCGGTATCGATGTGAAGTTCGTGCCCGATGGAACCGCTCGTGCGGCAGCTCTACGTACTGGGGACGCTGATATTGTTGAATCAATTCCGGTGGGTCAGGCAGCATCAATTGATGCTGAGCGTCTCACTGAGGTTCCGATGCCCCGCACCAATACTCTCTACCTTAATACTGAGTCTGGTCCTTTCGCTGATCCCGCTGTTCGTGCGGCTGCCCGTGAGGCGATTAATCGTGCCCAAATTATTGCTTCAGCCTATGAAGATCACGCGGACGAAGCTGCCGGTCTGCTCGGCCCAGCATTGCCTTACGCCGCAGGTCAGCGTGATAACAATGAATACAAGCAGATCCTTGAAGGACGCAGCGAACCGGCACGGGGTGAGGGCATCAAGATTAGCTTGGGCACCTTCACCGACCGCACCGAACTGCCCGAGGTTGCAGTGCTGATTGAACAGCAGCTTGAAGCTGCCGGCTTCGTCGTTGAGCAGGACGTCCGTGAGTACCAGTACATCGAAGCGGACGCGCTCGAAGGTAAATTCGACGCTTTCATTCTCTCTCGCGCAACCGTTCTTGACTCCGGTGACCCCGTAGCCTACTTCGCCGCTGATTTCAGCTGTGAGGGCGGCTTCTCCATCTCGCAGCTGTGCGATGAAGGTGTAGATGCAGCTATTAAGAAGGCAACCGAAACCAAGCCCGGTGAAGAGCGCCAGAAAGCAATTGCACTTGCCGAAGCTAAAATTCTCTCTACCGACGCCGCTATTCCACTTCTGCACGAGCGCGTCTTCCAGGGTGAATCAGAACGTGTTCGCGCTGCTGCTCGTGACCCCCGTGAACGTATGCTGGTCACTGCAGATACCCGCATTGACAAGTAG
- a CDS encoding ATP-binding cassette domain-containing protein, producing MNTLEVTDVSVTMIQGRSEFTALAPTSLVVAPGESLAVTGRSGAGKSTLANVILGLVKPDSGTVSVQGSLWADTSTSPERRRRHLVQSVPQDAQASFVPRWTIRRSLEHAAQRLRPDADAQALISQAVEQANFDASLLERRPHQISGGQAQRAAIARALVPEPVLIVADEPTSALDTTTSHTVIDSILRLTHDAQTSLLVVTHDPYFASRCDHLLTLTSAHQHA from the coding sequence GTGAACACTCTTGAAGTGACCGACGTTTCGGTCACCATGATCCAGGGACGCAGCGAGTTCACCGCACTTGCCCCCACTAGTTTGGTAGTTGCTCCGGGGGAAAGCCTAGCTGTCACCGGTCGTTCGGGTGCTGGCAAATCAACCTTGGCGAACGTTATTTTAGGTCTGGTAAAACCGGATTCCGGCACGGTTTCGGTGCAGGGTTCCCTGTGGGCAGACACGTCCACTTCACCCGAGCGTAGGCGGCGGCATCTGGTGCAAAGCGTGCCTCAGGACGCCCAAGCGTCGTTTGTGCCTCGTTGGACTATCAGACGCTCACTGGAACACGCCGCTCAGCGGCTTCGACCTGATGCCGATGCACAGGCCTTGATTAGCCAGGCAGTGGAGCAGGCGAACTTTGATGCGTCTTTGCTGGAACGGCGTCCGCATCAGATTTCTGGTGGGCAAGCGCAACGTGCCGCCATTGCCCGTGCGCTGGTGCCCGAACCGGTACTGATAGTGGCGGATGAACCTACCAGCGCTCTGGATACGACAACCTCTCACACCGTCATTGATTCGATTCTGCGGCTCACCCACGATGCCCAGACCTCTCTCTTGGTCGTTACCCACGACCCCTACTTTGCCTCCCGGTGTGATCATCTTCTGACTCTCACCAGCGCACACCAGCACGCATAG
- a CDS encoding ATP-binding cassette domain-containing protein, which translates to MVEQNISSHQSLVKLADIAVTTLDKERKTLLQVPSLIINAGERVVLTGDSGSGKSLMLSLLAGTTSPALGVTGAITRTYNCCGFIPQRGIEALHPLNKITRQLQQVTGQPKNRVEETLRAVGLDPHHVGRRRPAEISGGQAQRVAIALAVLADAQLIVADEPTSALDHETRDQTLDLLLSVISSQQTLVLTTHDPEVAQRVDGRRIEVHRGVMTSMTAETGGIAA; encoded by the coding sequence ATGGTCGAACAGAATATTTCCTCTCACCAGTCGCTGGTTAAACTTGCTGATATTGCGGTCACGACCCTCGATAAAGAGCGCAAGACCCTGTTGCAGGTTCCCTCGCTAATTATTAATGCGGGGGAGCGAGTAGTGCTGACGGGCGATTCCGGTAGCGGTAAATCTCTCATGCTCTCACTCTTGGCAGGAACCACTAGCCCAGCACTGGGCGTCACAGGTGCTATCACTCGAACCTATAATTGCTGCGGTTTTATTCCCCAGCGCGGTATCGAGGCTCTGCACCCGCTCAATAAAATCACTCGACAGCTACAGCAGGTTACCGGTCAGCCCAAAAACCGGGTTGAAGAAACTCTGCGTGCGGTGGGGCTTGACCCGCACCATGTAGGACGCCGCCGCCCAGCTGAGATTTCGGGCGGGCAGGCGCAGCGCGTGGCGATTGCTCTCGCAGTGCTTGCTGATGCTCAACTTATTGTTGCCGATGAACCCACCAGCGCCCTTGACCATGAGACCCGCGACCAGACACTCGACCTTCTGCTGTCGGTTATTTCCTCGCAGCAGACTCTGGTGTTGACCACCCATGACCCCGAGGTGGCGCAGCGTGTGGACGGGCGGCGCATTGAAGTTCATCGCGGTGTCATGACCTCAATGACTGCAGAAACAGGGGGAATAGCAGCGTGA
- a CDS encoding MFS transporter — protein sequence MRAQITGASTRLSRKPRIPLLLGAQTAFNLSFYAVVPFIALVLAQKFELSATAVGMVLGIRTFAQQGMFLVGGALADYFGGRRIFLVGITVRVLGFTALALGTAVTSTIPGVALAIFVAGTVFTGLGGALFSPALNLYIAQADQQRAAEGTTAVNGRTTLFAWLNVTGEIGAVLGPLLGYSLIDHGFTLVAVVGAAVFILLWGIFWFLLPDTQQDASGDVSISTAGSTPGGVLTQSSMIFSRILAVVKNRGFTRFAALHSVDLFCYNQLYFALPLIAAAVQDSHKVLAAAFAAISVVVLVGQVPISYLSSKFSVATTLRVGYCISALGLLILGAAQWNTADTAPVFLESIGSPTLIITGALLIGAGHLLVSPQALSHVSIHTPTHAKAAYLGFIATCGGIAVLLGNFVVGSVLDIVADAFPAAQPLVWVAAALVITLAASLQRPLNHRDFDLQ from the coding sequence GTGAGAGCGCAAATTACCGGAGCCAGCACCCGCTTATCCCGCAAACCCCGCATACCCTTACTTCTGGGCGCCCAAACCGCCTTTAACCTCAGCTTTTACGCAGTGGTTCCTTTTATCGCCCTGGTGCTGGCACAAAAATTTGAGCTGAGTGCCACCGCAGTCGGTATGGTTCTCGGCATCCGAACCTTCGCCCAACAGGGCATGTTTCTTGTGGGCGGCGCCCTCGCAGATTACTTCGGTGGACGCCGAATATTTTTGGTCGGCATCACGGTGCGCGTTCTCGGTTTCACCGCGCTAGCTCTCGGCACCGCTGTAACAAGCACAATCCCAGGGGTAGCCCTCGCCATATTCGTAGCGGGCACTGTATTCACCGGCTTAGGTGGGGCGCTCTTCTCCCCCGCCCTTAATCTTTACATTGCCCAGGCAGACCAACAACGCGCCGCTGAGGGAACAACCGCCGTCAACGGGCGTACCACTCTTTTCGCCTGGCTTAACGTCACCGGCGAGATAGGAGCGGTGCTCGGTCCCTTACTCGGCTACTCACTGATTGATCACGGCTTCACCTTAGTCGCTGTGGTAGGCGCAGCAGTCTTTATCCTGCTGTGGGGCATCTTCTGGTTCTTACTCCCCGATACCCAACAGGACGCGTCCGGTGACGTGTCCATATCCACGGCAGGTTCAACACCAGGTGGGGTTCTCACGCAAAGCTCAATGATCTTTTCGCGCATACTCGCCGTGGTCAAAAACCGGGGTTTTACCCGTTTTGCAGCCCTGCATTCGGTCGACCTTTTCTGCTACAACCAGCTCTACTTTGCGCTACCGCTGATAGCCGCAGCTGTGCAAGATTCCCACAAAGTGTTAGCAGCAGCTTTTGCCGCAATATCTGTTGTGGTGCTGGTAGGTCAGGTGCCAATTTCTTATCTTTCGAGTAAGTTTAGTGTTGCCACCACGCTCAGGGTTGGTTACTGTATCAGCGCCTTGGGCCTGCTCATCCTCGGTGCGGCGCAGTGGAATACAGCTGATACTGCTCCGGTGTTCCTTGAGTCAATCGGCAGCCCAACGCTGATTATCACCGGTGCTCTGTTAATTGGAGCCGGGCACTTATTGGTTTCCCCGCAAGCACTGAGCCATGTTTCTATCCACACCCCAACCCACGCCAAAGCTGCCTACCTCGGTTTCATTGCCACCTGCGGCGGTATTGCCGTGCTACTGGGCAACTTCGTGGTGGGTAGTGTTCTGGATATCGTTGCAGATGCTTTTCCCGCAGCTCAGCCTCTGGTATGGGTTGCTGCTGCACTAGTCATCACGCTAGCAGCTAGCCTGCAGCGTCCGCTCAACCACCGAGATTTCGACCTTCAATAA
- a CDS encoding TerC family protein encodes MEISGLQWILTLVFILGLLAYDFFFHVRKAHEPTIEEAAVWSAIYIGIALLFGLVIWFFDGPRYGAEYYGGYITEKALSVDNLFVFLIIMASFKVPRADQQKVLLFGIIFAMIARSIFIFLGAAAIERWSWVFYIFGIILLLTAGNLLKGEVTDSEEGEDEANNFIVRLAKKMFHTTDYYDGDKLFTVENGKKVMTPMLLVMVAIGGTDVLFALDSIPAIFGLTQESYIVFTATAFSLMGLRQLYFLIDGLLDRLIYLSWGLALILAFIGVKLILHALHENTLPFINNGEPVHVAEVGIELSLAVIIGVLMITVLASLYSPKGKALATIQRVQKYSEEYLNLPDNAPEAQRHELSMKLNNELEKSKRIPQKYRDELIESESEYHDLVDRARGAHAAHRNA; translated from the coding sequence ATGGAAATTTCTGGGCTCCAGTGGATTCTTACCCTGGTATTTATTCTTGGTCTACTCGCGTACGACTTCTTCTTCCATGTGCGTAAAGCACATGAACCCACCATTGAAGAAGCAGCGGTATGGTCTGCCATCTACATCGGCATCGCCCTGCTCTTTGGTCTAGTGATTTGGTTCTTCGACGGTCCACGCTACGGTGCTGAGTACTACGGTGGTTACATCACCGAAAAGGCCCTGAGCGTTGATAACCTCTTCGTCTTCCTCATCATTATGGCGTCCTTCAAGGTGCCACGCGCTGACCAGCAGAAAGTACTGCTCTTCGGCATTATCTTCGCGATGATTGCCCGCTCCATCTTCATCTTCTTGGGTGCTGCTGCCATTGAACGCTGGAGCTGGGTTTTCTACATCTTCGGTATCATCTTGCTACTGACCGCAGGAAACCTGCTCAAGGGTGAAGTTACCGACTCTGAAGAGGGCGAGGATGAAGCCAACAACTTCATCGTGCGCCTCGCCAAAAAGATGTTCCACACCACCGACTACTACGATGGCGATAAGCTCTTCACCGTAGAAAACGGTAAGAAGGTCATGACCCCCATGCTGCTGGTCATGGTAGCAATCGGCGGTACCGACGTCCTCTTCGCACTAGATTCAATTCCCGCAATCTTCGGTTTGACCCAGGAAAGCTACATCGTTTTCACTGCTACCGCATTCTCCCTCATGGGCCTGCGTCAGCTCTACTTCTTGATTGACGGTCTGCTTGACCGCCTGATCTACCTCTCCTGGGGTCTGGCGCTCATCCTTGCCTTCATCGGTGTCAAGCTGATTCTGCACGCACTGCACGAAAACACCCTGCCCTTCATTAACAATGGAGAACCCGTACACGTTGCAGAGGTCGGTATCGAACTGTCGCTGGCAGTTATTATCGGTGTTCTCATGATTACTGTTCTCGCATCGCTTTACTCGCCCAAGGGTAAGGCACTAGCAACCATCCAGCGCGTCCAGAAGTACTCAGAAGAGTACCTGAACCTACCCGATAACGCTCCCGAGGCGCAGCGCCACGAACTTTCCATGAAGCTCAACAATGAGTTGGAAAAGTCCAAGCGCATTCCTCAGAAGTACCGCGATGAGCTGATTGAATCAGAAAGCGAATACCACGATCTTGTGGATCGTGCTCGCGGCGCTCATGCCGCTCACCGCAACGCATAA
- a CDS encoding NINE protein — protein MQKAYDNEKKNTTVAWGLWFFTGGLGGYRYYLGDIKYAICMTLFNWMMPPGIY, from the coding sequence GTGCAAAAGGCATACGATAACGAGAAAAAGAACACCACAGTTGCTTGGGGTCTGTGGTTTTTCACCGGTGGTTTGGGCGGATACCGTTATTACCTAGGTGATATCAAGTATGCAATCTGCATGACTTTGTTCAACTGGATGATGCCCCCTGGTATCTACTGA
- the uvrB gene encoding excinuclease ABC subunit UvrB, translated as MSLAKEIKRVVAPFEVISEYQPAGDQPQAIAELTERIQNGEKDVVLMGATGTGKSATSAWLIEKLQRPTLVMVQNKTLAAQLANELRELLPNNAVEYFVSYYDYYQPEAYVPQTDTFIEKDSSINEEVERLRHSATNALLTRRDVVVVATVSCIYGLGTPEEYVEQMVTLERGQEMDRDALLRQFVQMQYVRNDMDFHRGTFRVRGDTVEIIPMYEEHAIRIEFFGDEIEAIYTLHPLTGNIIREENEMYVFPASHYVAGAERMKRAIASIEHETQERLKELESQNKLLEAQRLRMRTQYDLEMMEQMGYCNGIENYSQHIDGRAAGSAPHCLLDYFPDDFLLIVDESHVTIPQIGAMYEGDMSRKRTLVEHGFRLPSAMDNRPLKWGEFLERIGQTVYLSATPGKYELSQADGVVEQIIRPTGLIDPEIIVKPTTGQIDDLLDEVRIRTERDERVLVTTLTKRMAEDLTDYLTEHGIKVQYLHSDVDTLRRVELLRELRLGVFDVLVGINLLREGLDLPEVSLVAILDADKQGFLRSTTSLIQTIGRAARNVSGQVHMYADKITDSMQTAIDETNRRREIQQAYNKKHGVDPQPLRKKIADITDQLAREDEDTQELLKMRKGAGKKTAPVQTAAKKAKDQQASSPEADALLARGERVRADGLASEGAEELMDLIENMHAQMMQAAEELKFELAGRLRDEIGDLKKELRQMQAAGHA; from the coding sequence ATGAGCCTTGCCAAAGAAATCAAACGCGTTGTTGCCCCCTTTGAAGTTATCTCTGAGTACCAGCCCGCAGGTGACCAGCCGCAGGCAATCGCGGAGCTGACCGAGCGCATCCAGAACGGCGAAAAAGACGTAGTGCTCATGGGTGCTACAGGTACGGGTAAATCAGCAACCTCTGCATGGCTTATTGAAAAACTGCAGCGTCCCACCCTGGTGATGGTGCAAAATAAAACCCTAGCGGCGCAGCTTGCTAACGAGTTACGGGAGCTTCTACCCAATAACGCGGTAGAGTACTTCGTCTCCTACTACGACTACTACCAACCCGAGGCTTACGTACCGCAGACCGATACTTTCATCGAGAAGGATTCTTCGATTAACGAGGAAGTCGAACGGCTGCGCCACTCGGCAACCAACGCCCTGCTCACCCGCCGTGATGTGGTGGTCGTAGCTACCGTTTCGTGTATTTACGGCTTGGGTACTCCTGAAGAGTACGTTGAGCAGATGGTAACCCTCGAACGCGGCCAGGAAATGGACCGCGATGCCCTGCTGCGTCAGTTCGTACAGATGCAGTATGTACGCAACGACATGGACTTTCACCGCGGAACCTTCCGCGTACGTGGGGACACCGTAGAAATTATTCCCATGTACGAAGAACACGCGATCCGCATTGAGTTCTTTGGCGATGAGATTGAAGCGATTTACACCCTTCACCCGCTGACAGGCAACATCATTCGCGAAGAGAACGAGATGTACGTTTTTCCCGCCTCCCATTACGTTGCCGGTGCCGAGCGCATGAAGCGTGCCATTGCATCCATCGAACACGAAACCCAGGAACGACTTAAAGAACTAGAGTCCCAGAACAAGCTGCTTGAAGCCCAGCGTCTGCGCATGCGTACCCAGTATGACCTGGAGATGATGGAGCAGATGGGCTACTGCAACGGCATTGAGAACTATTCACAGCACATTGATGGACGCGCAGCAGGTAGCGCTCCGCACTGTTTGCTGGATTACTTTCCCGATGATTTCTTGCTCATTGTCGATGAATCCCATGTAACGATTCCGCAGATCGGTGCCATGTACGAGGGCGATATGAGCCGTAAGCGCACCCTGGTAGAACACGGCTTCCGCCTGCCTTCTGCGATGGATAACCGCCCGCTGAAGTGGGGCGAGTTCTTAGAGCGCATTGGGCAGACCGTTTATCTCTCGGCAACCCCTGGCAAGTATGAGCTTTCGCAGGCTGATGGGGTAGTGGAGCAGATTATTCGCCCCACCGGTTTGATTGACCCCGAGATCATCGTTAAACCCACTACCGGTCAGATTGATGACCTACTGGATGAGGTACGCATCCGCACCGAACGCGATGAACGTGTACTGGTCACCACCCTCACTAAGCGCATGGCTGAGGATCTGACTGACTACCTCACTGAGCACGGGATCAAAGTTCAGTACCTGCACTCGGATGTTGATACCCTGCGCCGCGTTGAACTGCTGCGCGAACTGCGTTTGGGCGTCTTCGACGTGCTGGTGGGTATCAACCTGCTACGAGAGGGGCTTGATCTTCCTGAGGTTTCGCTGGTTGCTATTTTGGACGCGGACAAACAGGGGTTCTTGCGCTCCACTACGTCATTGATTCAGACCATCGGTCGAGCTGCCCGAAACGTCTCAGGTCAGGTACACATGTACGCTGACAAAATCACCGATTCAATGCAGACCGCTATTGACGAGACCAACCGCCGTCGTGAGATTCAGCAGGCATACAACAAGAAACACGGTGTTGATCCGCAGCCACTGCGCAAGAAGATTGCCGATATTACTGACCAGCTTGCGCGCGAGGACGAAGACACCCAAGAGCTGCTGAAGATGCGCAAGGGCGCGGGTAAGAAAACCGCACCCGTTCAAACCGCCGCGAAAAAAGCCAAGGACCAGCAGGCGTCCTCACCCGAAGCAGATGCCCTCTTGGCGCGGGGCGAGAGAGTTCGCGCCGACGGGCTGGCATCTGAAGGTGCCGAAGAGCTGATGGATCTCATTGAGAACATGCATGCCCAGATGATGCAGGCAGCCGAAGAGCTCAAATTCGAACTTGCCGGGCGTTTGCGCGACGAAATTGGGGATCTTAAAAAGGAACTGCGGCAGATGCAGGCGGCAGGGCACGCTTAA